From one Nonomuraea polychroma genomic stretch:
- the selB gene encoding selenocysteine-specific translation elongation factor: MYVIATAGHVDHGKSTLVRALTGIEPDRWAEERRRGMTIDLGFAWTTLPSGRRLAFVDVPGHERFVTNMLAGLGPVPAVMFVLAADQGWQAQSQEHWEAIEALGVQRGLLVVTRCDLMDPALAVEEARERITSWPVVTVSGATGEGLDDLRRGLGLLVSSLPPPDPRAPVRLWIDRAFTITGAGTVVTGTLAAGALRTGDTLVLDGERVRVKALQVTGEPVAEVTAAARVAVNLRGVDRDRVVRGKTLLTPDAWIETGVVDVRVDGGPPPREAVLHIGSASVPVRVRPFPGRTRAARLTLAQALPLRVGDRALLRCSGRPITSVLVLDVRPPALRRRGAATKRAAELAPFAVPAEEPVPAGRVPDAATVLGWRGVARRSELAAMGCDPGGLDVPGAGDWAVDPEWWAGLTERLRAVVAEQPGIPVDAARAVLGLPARDLVEELVKSCPPLHVSDGRIDGDGVPSEVVSAVERLRAELAGTPYLAPEAARLPALGLSRRAVALAARAGLVLRIADGVVLLPGADTEAARLLAKLPQPFTAGDARAALGTNRRVVIPLLEHLDRLHLTRRIDDRLRVVVDRERHDD, from the coding sequence ATGTACGTGATCGCCACGGCCGGGCACGTCGACCACGGCAAGTCCACGCTGGTCCGCGCGCTCACCGGCATCGAACCCGACCGGTGGGCCGAGGAGCGCCGCCGCGGCATGACCATCGACCTCGGCTTCGCCTGGACCACGCTGCCGTCGGGCCGCCGCCTGGCCTTCGTGGACGTGCCGGGGCACGAGCGGTTCGTCACCAACATGCTGGCCGGGCTGGGCCCGGTGCCGGCCGTGATGTTCGTCCTGGCCGCCGACCAGGGCTGGCAGGCCCAGTCCCAGGAGCACTGGGAGGCGATCGAGGCGCTCGGCGTGCAGCGGGGCCTGCTGGTGGTCACCCGGTGCGATCTCATGGATCCCGCGCTGGCGGTGGAGGAGGCTCGCGAGCGGATCACCTCCTGGCCCGTGGTCACGGTGAGCGGCGCCACGGGGGAAGGGCTCGACGACCTCCGCCGCGGGCTCGGCCTGCTGGTCTCCTCGCTCCCGCCGCCCGACCCCCGCGCTCCGGTGCGGCTGTGGATCGACCGGGCCTTCACGATCACGGGCGCGGGCACAGTGGTCACCGGCACGCTCGCCGCCGGCGCCCTGCGGACAGGTGACACGCTCGTCCTGGACGGCGAGCGGGTACGGGTGAAGGCGTTGCAGGTCACCGGAGAGCCGGTCGCCGAGGTCACCGCTGCCGCCCGCGTCGCGGTCAACCTGCGCGGCGTCGACCGCGACCGCGTGGTCCGCGGCAAGACGCTGCTCACGCCCGACGCCTGGATCGAGACCGGCGTGGTGGACGTACGGGTGGACGGCGGGCCACCGCCGCGCGAGGCCGTCCTGCACATCGGGTCGGCCTCGGTGCCGGTACGCGTCCGCCCTTTCCCCGGTCGCACGAGGGCGGCGCGGTTGACGCTGGCCCAGGCGCTCCCGCTGCGTGTCGGTGACCGGGCGCTGCTGCGCTGTTCAGGGCGACCGATCACGAGCGTGCTGGTGCTGGACGTGCGGCCACCGGCGCTGCGCCGCCGCGGCGCGGCGACGAAACGGGCTGCGGAGCTGGCGCCCTTCGCCGTCCCGGCCGAGGAGCCTGTCCCGGCGGGTCGGGTGCCCGATGCGGCCACCGTGCTGGGCTGGCGTGGGGTGGCGCGGCGGTCCGAGCTGGCCGCGATGGGGTGCGATCCGGGCGGGCTCGACGTGCCGGGGGCTGGTGACTGGGCGGTCGATCCCGAGTGGTGGGCAGGCCTGACGGAGCGGCTCAGGGCGGTGGTGGCCGAGCAACCGGGCATCCCGGTGGACGCCGCGCGAGCCGTGCTCGGCCTGCCGGCGCGCGACCTGGTCGAGGAGCTGGTCAAGAGCTGCCCGCCGCTGCACGTGTCCGACGGCAGGATCGACGGCGACGGCGTGCCGTCGGAGGTCGTCAGCGCCGTAGAGCGGCTGCGTGCCGAGCTGGCCGGGACGCCGTACCTGGCGCCGGAGGCGGCGCGGCTGCCCGCGCTCGGCCTCAGCAGGCGGGCGGTCGCGCTGGCCGCGCGGGCCGGACTGGTGCTGCGCATCGCCGACGGGGTGGTGCTCCTGCCCGGCGCCGACACCGAGGCGGCACGGCTTCTGGCGAAGCTGCCGCAGCCGTTCACGGCGGGGGACGCGCGGGCCGCGCTCGGCACCAACCGGCGGGTCGTGATCCCGCTGCTGGAGCACCTCGACAGACTTCACCTCACCCGCAGGATCGACGACCGGCTGAGGGTCGTCGTGGACAGGGAGCGGCACGATGACTGA